The Pocillopora verrucosa isolate sample1 chromosome 2, ASM3666991v2, whole genome shotgun sequence genome has a segment encoding these proteins:
- the LOC131768930 gene encoding glutathione hydrolase 1 proenzyme-like — protein MAAKYEGLDREDGKCTWKSLKNRACSRCGKIIIGVILLCIIVIGLVIGLVHRRDKSFGGPYKIGAVATDTQECSKIGKDILNVNGSAVDAAIAAMFCLGVVSMHSSGIGGGGVMLLYNQTLKKSTVIDFRETAPGSAYWDMFRGKKEEAEKGGLSIAVPGEVHGLFEAWQRYGRLPWKHLVQPAIDLAKDGFKVSKALDDALKTTENITQDIRNDPGLSELLLVDNKRLVKKGDVIKNEKYAKTLERVRDNPESFYNGALASDILRDLEKVNGIWTDSDLSGYEHMEREPYQRELSGMKMYLTPPPTSGAVLGLILNILQGYNLTSSAFKDDKSSVLTYHRIIEAFKFSYAWRSLLGDPYFNSDIKEKALEMLDPKTGKRLRNKIWDNKTHKDVSYYADFFSNADYGTTHVAVLAPDGDAVSVTSTINMRFGAKYRSTTTGIIYNNEMADFDIPDENIVDGISPSPYNYPDSHKRPLSNMCPTIFTDNNGVVQLVIGASGGKLIPTAVSQVLMNKLWFGDDLSEAVNEPRLHTQMVPDQRVFYENNKKYRIDKYVIEGLKQLGHIVTSSDLFAVVQAISREPKGIYAKSDPRKHGEPAGQ, from the exons ATGGCGGCCAAATATGAAGGTTTAGATCGAGAAGACGGGAAGTGCACGTGGAAGAGCTTAAA gAACAGGGCATGCAGTAGGTGTGGTAAAATAATAATCGGCGTCATATTATTGTGTATAATAGTAATTGGGCTCGTAATTGGGCTCGTACATCGTCGCGATAAATCATTTGGCGGACCCTATAAAATAGGAGCCGTTGCCACGGATACACAGGAGTGTTCCAAAATCGGAAAAGACATCCTAAACGTTAACGGTTCTGCAGTGGATGCTGCCATCGCTGCCATGTTCTGTTTGGGTGTGGTCAGCATGCACTCATCAGGAATAGGAGGTGGGGGAGTGATGTTACTGTACaatcaaacattaaagaaaTCCACAGTCATCGATTTCAGAGAAACTGCTCCAGGTTCAGCCTACTGGGATATGTTTAGGGGCAAAAAGGAAGAAGCTGAGAAAG GTGGTCTATCCATCGCTGTTCCTGGCGAGGTGCACGGTTTGTTCGAGGCTTGGCAACGATATGGTCGGTTACCATGGAAACACCTTGTTCAACCTGCCATCGATTTGGCCAAAGATGGGTTTAAAGTATCAAAGGCACTGGATGATGCACTAAAAACGACAGAAAATATTACTCAAGATATTAGAAATGATCCAGGCTTAAG tgAACTGCTCTTGGTTGATAATAAAAGGCTTGTTAAAAAAGGAGACGTCATTAAGAACGAAAAATACGCAAAGACCCTGGAAAGAGTGCGTGACAATCCAGAATCTTTTTACAATGGAGCACTCGCCAGTGACATTCTTCGTGATTTGGAAAAAGTCAATGGGATATGGACTGACAGTGATCTAAGTGGTTACGAGCACATGGAAAGAGAACCATATCAGAGAGAACTCTCGGGCATGAAAATGTACCTGACCCCACCCCCGACAAGTGGCGCCGTGCTTGGGCTCATCTTGAACATTTTGCAAG gATACAATTTGACGTCGTCAGCCTTTAAAGACGATAAATCCTCTGTGCTTACGTATCACCGAATCATTGAAGCCTTTAAGTTCAGTTATGCATGGCGCAGTCTGCTTGGAGATCCATATTTCAATTCAGACATCAAG GAAAAAGCATTAGAGATGTTGGATCCAAAAACAGGCAAGCGCCTACGTAACAAAATATGGGATAACAAGACCCACAAAGATGTAAGTTATTACGCAGATTTCTTTTCGAACGCTGATTACGGTACTACCCACGTGGCTGTTCTGGCCCCAGATGGAGACGCAGTTTCCGTGACATCTACTATCAACATGAG GTTCGGTGCTAAATATCGATCCACTACCACAGGCATCATTTACAACAACGAGATGGCAGATTTTGATATTCCTGATGAAAACATAGTGGATGGTATTTCTCCTTCACCATACAATTATCCTGATTCACACAAGCGTCCTTTGTCCAACATGTGTCCCACAATTTTTACTGATAACAACGGAGTTGTGCAACTTGTAATCGGTGCTTCTGGCGGGAAACTGATACCCACCGCTGTGTCACAG GTCTTAATGAACAAACTCTGGTTTGGAGACGACTTGTCTGAGGCAGTAAACGAACCTCGACTGCACACACAAATGGTGCCTGATCAGAGAGTATTTtatgaaaacaataagaaataTCGCATTGACAAGTACGTAATAGAAGGCTTAAAACAACTAGGTCACATCGTCACTAGCAGTGATTTGTTTGCTGTGGTGCAGGCCATTTCTAGGGAACCTAAAGGAATATACGCCAAGTCTGACCCGAGAAAGCATGGTGAGCCTGCGGGTCAATAG
- the LOC131768949 gene encoding COUP transcription factor 1, with the protein MEICSVCGDHSTGRHYGANTCEGCKLFFKRSIKKRLYYTCRVAGCCPVNKRFRNSCQYCRMRKCLTVGMKREAVQQTRTNEFEKGRKRHRSRQPLKGDIRREADFVSLSDFVYHLQAVEPYQRPPETKSDTRSIAEDSTAARSESGSVHVATKLPAESTTEIAARLLFMSIHWAKNVRHFAELSHIDQVSLLQENWCKIFVINLVQWAMPFELAPLVADVMEKTASEHVDRVLHNMGKLNEVVFKLVQLGLNRTEFTLLKALVLFNPDNDQLTDLVQIQAIQNKTRNALEEYVRLNRPESSGRFGQLLIKLTSLGAVEPHIIEHVFFNKLIGGASINNLVDDILRANTLISHAKNSAV; encoded by the exons ATGGAGATCTGTTCAGTTTGCGGAGATCATTCCACAGGGCGGCACTATGGAGCCAATACTTGTGAaggttgcaaattattttttaagcgAAGTATCAAGAAACGGCTGTACTACACTTGTAGGGTGGCAGGATGCTGTCCAGTGAACAAGCGCTTTCGGAATAGCTGCCAGTATTGCAGAATGAGAAAGTGTCTAACGGTGGGGATGAAAAGGGAAG CTGTACAGCAAACCAGAACGAATGAGTTtgaaaagggaagaaaaagacACCGTAGCCGCCAGCCGTTGAAAGGGGATATCCGAAGAGAGGCAGATTTTGTGTCCTTGTCGGACTTTGTTTACCATTTGCAGGCTGTTGAGCCTTATCAAAGGCCGCCGGAGACTAAAAGTGATACAAGATCGATTGCAGAAGACAGCACGGCAGCCAGAAGTGAAAGCGGCAGCGTACACGTCGCCACCAAATTACCAGCAGAAAGCACCACAGAGATCGCCGCCCGGTTGTTGTTCATGTCAATACATTGGGCAAAGAACGTTCGCCACTTCGCTGAACTGTCGCATATCGACCAAGTGAGCCTCTTGCAGGAAAACTGGTGTAAAATATTCGTCATAAACCTGGTTCAATGGGCGATGCCTTTCGAATTAGCCCCGCTGGTTGCTGATGTGATGGAAAAAACAGCGAGCGAACATGTGGATAGAGTTCTTCATAACATGGGGAAGTTGAATGAGGTTGTTTTCAAACTTGTGCAGCTCGGTTTGAACAGAACAGAGTTTACCCTTTTGAAGGCCCTGGTACTTTTTAACCCAG ATAACGACCAACTCACCGACTTGGTTCAGATCCAAGCAATTCAAAACAAGACGAGGAATGCTCTCGAAGAATACGTGCGCTTGAATCGCCCGGAGTCGTCTGGTCGCTTTGGTCAGCTACTCATCAAACTTACGTCTTTAGGAGCTGTGGAGCCACATATCATTGAGCATGTGTTCTTCAATAAACTTATTGGTGGCGCGTCCATTAACAACCTAGTCGACGACATTCTAAGAGCAAACACACTTATCTCGCACGCAAAAAACTCGGCCGTGTGA